From one Clostridium cylindrosporum DSM 605 genomic stretch:
- a CDS encoding cyclase family protein, translating into MALKLIDLSQEIYEGMPLFGIHQKTFFMTNQTHEQNMAATGSKTLGFYARNILMSEHCGTHSDAVIEYKPGGASIENMPLDYYWGSAICLDFSHKRYPDYIDIKDFEEALASSGLEIQKGDIVLMYTGNYNRNYGTDAYTDKYTGISYDAAKWLAEKGVVNIGVDAPAIDQTPDDLDFSGHLVCAEYDITNTEHLCNLDQVAGKRFLYIGLPLKIRGGTGSPIRAVALVEE; encoded by the coding sequence ATGGCTTTAAAACTTATCGATTTATCTCAGGAAATTTACGAAGGAATGCCTCTATTTGGTATTCACCAAAAAACTTTCTTCATGACAAACCAAACTCATGAACAAAACATGGCTGCTACTGGAAGCAAGACTCTAGGTTTCTATGCTAGAAACATTCTTATGAGTGAACACTGTGGAACACATAGTGACGCTGTTATAGAATACAAACCAGGCGGAGCAAGTATTGAAAATATGCCTCTTGACTATTACTGGGGAAGTGCTATTTGTCTAGACTTTTCACACAAGAGATATCCAGACTACATAGACATTAAGGATTTTGAAGAAGCACTTGCATCTTCAGGTCTTGAAATTCAAAAGGGTGATATCGTTCTAATGTACACAGGAAACTACAACAGAAATTATGGAACAGATGCTTACACAGATAAGTACACTGGTATTAGCTATGATGCTGCTAAGTGGCTTGCTGAAAAAGGTGTTGTAAATATTGGAGTTGATGCACCAGCTATCGACCAAACTCCAGATGATCTTGATTTCTCAGGTCACCTTGTTTGTGCTGAATACGACATAACAAATACAGAACACCTATGTAACCTTGATCAAGTTGCAGGTAAGAGATTCCTATACATTGGTCTACCTCTTAAAATAAGAGGCGGTACAGGTTCACCTATCCGTGCAGTTGCACTTGTAGAAGAATAA